The window ACTGGACGCAAAACCCCACGCACCGTTAACGAGTACCCTGATTCCGAAGCCGAAGTCGTTGGTGTCCGCCAGGTTGCTGACGCGCGTGTCCTCGGTAGAGATCACCTGCCGGCGAATCCGCAAGAACCGGACGTCAGCGTATGACGCCCCGAGGCGGGTTGCCGTATCCACGCCCCGAAGGGCTAATTGCCTGATTGAGTCGTTCATATTCAGTAGTACCTGTTTTCTCAACGCGGAGGTCGCGGGGACGCAGCGCGATATGTCACCGAAGGGGTTTCTTGAGGCCTCCGGCTTCGAGCATGCCGTTGATAACGGTCATTGTGCGCGGATCGGACATCCGTTGAATGGCGGCCTGCGTCTGGTCGCGCACGTCCTTGTCCGGATCGTTGAGTGCGGCGATGAGTGGTTTGAGGGCCCGCGTGTCCACGATTTTTCCGATGGCCACGGTGACGGCGGCGCGCACGAACTGATTGCTGTCCTGAAATGCATCCAGGAGCGGTTCAACGGCGCGAAAATCGTTGCATTCTCCGAGCGCCTCGGCCGCCTGGATGCGCACCTGCGAGTGCTGGTCTTTGAGCGCCGGGAGCAGAAGGTCCACGACCGCCGGCGTCCCGATGCGCCCGAGGCTGTGCAGCGCCTTGAGGCGAACCTCCTGCTCGACGTCCTGCAAGGCGCTTGAGAGCAGGGGAACGGCGCGCTCGTCACCGGTATCGCCCAGCACGTCCATCATCCAGCCGCGATGGGCGGGGTCGGCGTTCGGCAATTCCGCTTCGATGCGCCCGAACAGCGTTTCCAGAACGGTGCGGCGGACCTTTTCATACGTGCCGACCGGCATCTCACGCGGCGGCGTGGGCCGCGTGGGATCCGCGTGCGTCACGTTGTCCAGGACCTGCAACTCCCGCCACCAGGGAACATCGCGCAGGAGGTCGTGCCAGAAGCCGATAGCCTCATCCCCAGTGAAGGACTCGGCTGCGCTGATGGCCTTCAAGCGGACGAGCCAATCGGGGTCACGTTTGACCACCTGCCCGAGGGCGTGCAGCGTCGTGATGTCCGCCTTGCGGCCGAGCGATGCGACGGCCGCGACGCGAACGGCGGGATCCGGATCTTTCAGCAGGTTCAGCAGCGCCCCCACGGCGTCCGGGTCGTCCAGTGCGCCCAGAGCCTCGGCGGCCCAGGCCCGCGGGCCGGCGTCCATGCTGCGAAGGCGACTCTGGAGATCCGCCAGCGTGAGCGGTCCAATGCGAAGCGCGTTGAACAGCCTGATTACGTTCTCGGGGCCCCACTGGCGCTGCGTCTGAACCGCCGCGAGCACCCATTCGTGGGCCCGCCCGCGGTTGATGACGAGCAGGTTGTCGAGGGCGAGGCGCTGGGCCTCCGTCACCTGGGCGAGCGCGGCAAGGTCCGGAGCGAACTCCTGCGTCGAAAGCGGGCCGGCAGTCAGAGTCGCGGAAGCGTCAGTGATGGCGCCTGTGTGTCTGGCGCACGCTATGAGCTGGGTGTCGGCATCGTGCCATATCTGAAGCGCCTCCGCAGCGCGGTCCCGCGCTGCGGGGCTCAGCTCGCCGAGGAGTTCCACGGCCTCGGCGCCGGCCCACGCGCGCACGGCGCGGAGCGACGAAGTGGGCTGCTCCGGTGCGGACCGAGCGGGATCGGCGAT is drawn from Armatimonadota bacterium and contains these coding sequences:
- a CDS encoding HEAT repeat domain-containing protein; protein product: MKRSLWDRLFHGEDEEFDEGEDETLAVAAAAQALQPTPPPTPPVDLGPTPPIADPARSAPEQPTSSLRAVRAWAGAEAVELLGELSPAARDRAAEALQIWHDADTQLIACARHTGAITDASATLTAGPLSTQEFAPDLAALAQVTEAQRLALDNLLVINRGRAHEWVLAAVQTQRQWGPENVIRLFNALRIGPLTLADLQSRLRSMDAGPRAWAAEALGALDDPDAVGALLNLLKDPDPAVRVAAVASLGRKADITTLHALGQVVKRDPDWLVRLKAISAAESFTGDEAIGFWHDLLRDVPWWRELQVLDNVTHADPTRPTPPREMPVGTYEKVRRTVLETLFGRIEAELPNADPAHRGWMMDVLGDTGDERAVPLLSSALQDVEQEVRLKALHSLGRIGTPAVVDLLLPALKDQHSQVRIQAAEALGECNDFRAVEPLLDAFQDSNQFVRAAVTVAIGKIVDTRALKPLIAALNDPDKDVRDQTQAAIQRMSDPRTMTVINGMLEAGGLKKPLR